In Acidisarcina sp., a single window of DNA contains:
- the purB gene encoding adenylosuccinate lyase: protein MIARYTRPEMGHIWTEENKYRMWLAVEIAASETLAEAGIVPMEAARAIRTKGDFSVARIHEIEAEVKHDVIAFTTAVAEKIGPESRWLHYGLTSNDVVDTAQALQVKAASVILRRDLVDLAEVLKNRALEFKYTPTIGRTHGIHAEPTTFGLKLLNWYAELQRNLVRFDAAAEDMRVGKTSGAVGTFGHLKPEHEERICEKLGLKPAPIATQVIQRDRHAHYISTLALITATLDKIAVEIRHLQRTEVREAQEYFSEKQKGSSAMPHKKNPITSEQISGLARVVRANTQAAFEDIPLWHERDISHSSVERIIFPDSTILTDYLLAKTTSLIASLLVYPARMLRNLESTGGLIFSGQLLLDLAEAGMSRENAYRLVQSHAMRSWRDDLIFKDEVAADPEIASLLSSEKLTKTFDLTRQLGNVDAIFKRVLG from the coding sequence TTGATCGCTCGCTATACGCGCCCCGAGATGGGCCACATCTGGACAGAAGAAAACAAATACCGCATGTGGCTCGCGGTGGAGATCGCGGCGAGTGAAACCCTGGCCGAAGCAGGAATCGTCCCGATGGAGGCCGCCAGAGCGATTCGCACTAAGGGCGACTTCAGTGTGGCGCGCATCCATGAGATTGAAGCCGAGGTGAAGCATGACGTCATCGCCTTCACGACTGCGGTTGCCGAGAAAATTGGACCGGAGTCGCGCTGGCTGCACTACGGGCTCACCTCCAATGACGTGGTGGATACCGCCCAGGCGCTGCAGGTAAAGGCCGCCTCCGTCATCCTGCGCCGGGACCTCGTAGACCTCGCCGAAGTGTTGAAAAACCGCGCGCTTGAGTTCAAATACACTCCCACCATTGGCCGCACGCACGGCATCCACGCCGAACCCACCACCTTTGGGCTCAAGCTGTTGAACTGGTATGCAGAGCTCCAGCGCAACCTGGTTCGCTTTGACGCTGCGGCGGAAGACATGCGGGTTGGCAAGACCAGCGGCGCGGTAGGCACCTTTGGCCACCTCAAGCCGGAGCATGAAGAGCGCATCTGCGAGAAGCTCGGCCTGAAGCCCGCACCCATCGCTACGCAGGTAATCCAGCGAGACCGCCATGCCCATTACATCTCCACCCTTGCCTTGATTACCGCGACGCTCGACAAGATTGCAGTGGAGATCCGCCATCTGCAGCGGACCGAGGTGCGGGAGGCGCAGGAGTACTTCTCCGAGAAACAAAAGGGCTCCTCCGCCATGCCACACAAGAAGAATCCGATTACCAGCGAACAGATCAGCGGCCTGGCCCGCGTGGTAAGAGCGAATACCCAGGCGGCATTCGAAGATATTCCCCTATGGCACGAGCGCGATATTTCGCACTCTTCCGTGGAGCGAATCATCTTTCCGGACTCGACGATCCTCACCGACTACCTGCTGGCAAAGACCACCAGCCTGATTGCGAGCCTGCTGGTCTATCCTGCACGCATGCTACGAAACCTGGAGAGCACCGGCGGCCTCATCTTCTCCGGACAGCTTCTCCTCGATCTTGCCGAGGCCGGCATGTCGCGCGAGAACGCGTATCGCCTGGTGCAGAGCCATGCCATGCGCTCCTGGCGAGACGATCTCATCTTCAAGGACGAGGTCGCTGCGGACCCGGAGATCGCCTCCCTGCTGAGCTCCGAGAAGCTGACGAAGACGTTTGACCTGACTCGCCAGTTGGGAAATGTCGATGCCATCTTCAAGCGGGTGCTGGGGTAG
- a CDS encoding DUF2007 domain-containing protein, translating into MDDQQDLVTIGEYRDTAEAEMAKGRLRSAGIDCFLVGENAGVLYGNAIGSIQLQVNPDDEADARAVLEGVAEPGTAERAEEENAAESTSGKPADQV; encoded by the coding sequence ATGGACGACCAACAAGACCTCGTGACAATTGGAGAATATCGTGACACAGCAGAGGCCGAAATGGCCAAGGGGCGTCTCCGGTCTGCGGGAATCGACTGTTTCCTGGTAGGCGAAAACGCCGGGGTGCTCTATGGCAACGCCATCGGCAGCATCCAGCTACAGGTGAATCCCGACGACGAAGCCGATGCCCGCGCCGTGCTGGAGGGGGTGGCCGAGCCGGGGACAGCGGAACGCGCGGAAGAAGAAAACGCTGCGGAGTCCACTTCCGGGAAGCCTGCCGACCAGGTCTGA
- a CDS encoding glutaredoxin family protein yields MYTTEWCRDCREAKRFLDEHEIPYTEIDIEATPSAAEEVIRNVGKRAIPQFVIDGKWVQPYRPGRGFLYEEMSALLGVSQRQ; encoded by the coding sequence GTGTATACAACAGAATGGTGCAGGGATTGCCGTGAGGCTAAGCGCTTTCTGGACGAGCATGAAATCCCCTACACCGAGATCGACATCGAAGCTACGCCCTCGGCAGCGGAAGAGGTCATCCGGAACGTTGGCAAGAGGGCGATTCCCCAGTTCGTGATCGACGGCAAATGGGTGCAGCCCTACAGGCCGGGACGCGGCTTCCTTTATGAAGAGATGAGCGCTTTGCTCGGCGTCTCCCAAAGGCAGTAA
- the tadA gene encoding tRNA adenosine(34) deaminase TadA, whose product MTDKDYLEIALREARAGAEAGEVPVGAVVVCDGAIVGIGQNRVLRDSDPTAHAEVVAMREAAKARSNYRLTGCVLYVTLEPCAMCAGAMIHARIDRLVFGADDPKAGAAGSVLSVLNHPRLNHQMEVTRGILAEDCGELLRSFFRERRS is encoded by the coding sequence ATGACGGACAAAGATTACCTGGAGATCGCGCTGCGCGAGGCCCGGGCGGGAGCGGAAGCGGGCGAGGTGCCTGTCGGGGCGGTCGTGGTCTGCGACGGAGCGATCGTCGGTATCGGGCAGAATCGCGTGCTGCGCGACTCCGACCCAACGGCGCATGCTGAGGTCGTCGCCATGCGCGAAGCCGCCAAGGCACGCAGTAACTACCGCCTGACGGGCTGCGTTCTCTATGTCACGCTGGAGCCATGCGCCATGTGCGCCGGGGCCATGATACACGCCCGCATTGACCGCCTTGTCTTTGGCGCGGATGATCCCAAGGCCGGGGCTGCGGGCTCCGTGCTCTCCGTCCTCAACCATCCCCGGCTCAACCATCAGATGGAGGTCACGCGGGGGATCCTCGCAGAAGACTGCGGCGAACTGCTGCGCAGCTTTTTTCGGGAGCGGCGCAGCTAA
- a CDS encoding agmatine deiminase family protein: MNTKIDTAKTPRELGYRMPAEWEKHSATWIAWPHNSEDWPGRFHPIPWVYADIVFHLSRVEMVHILVNDAAAEKRARGILGRVGAELNRIRFHHWQTDRVWMRDSGPIFVTQKESLAVTNWKFNAWAKYDNWRHDDQIPAHVAESEHLPQWKPMVAQHRVVLEGGSIDVNGAGLMLTTEECLLSEVQQRNPGLGRVQLEQVFREYLGVEKVLWLNRGIAGDDTHGHVDDATRFVSRDTIVTVTEPNPLDENHLPLQENLERLQEARDLDGRPLRIVELPMPAPVVFEGQRLPASYGNFYIANGLVLVPTFNDKNDRIALNTIAELFPDREVVGIYCGDFIWGLGALHCMTQQQPAVE; this comes from the coding sequence GTGAACACGAAGATCGACACCGCAAAGACGCCGCGTGAACTCGGCTATCGCATGCCGGCGGAGTGGGAAAAACATTCCGCCACGTGGATTGCGTGGCCACATAATTCCGAAGACTGGCCGGGAAGGTTCCACCCCATCCCCTGGGTCTACGCGGACATTGTCTTTCATCTCTCGCGGGTTGAGATGGTGCACATCCTGGTAAACGATGCGGCAGCGGAGAAGCGGGCACGCGGCATTCTTGGGCGCGTGGGCGCGGAGCTCAACCGCATACGCTTTCACCATTGGCAGACAGACCGTGTATGGATGCGCGACTCCGGCCCGATCTTTGTCACGCAAAAAGAATCACTGGCGGTTACGAATTGGAAGTTCAATGCCTGGGCGAAGTATGACAACTGGCGGCACGATGACCAGATTCCGGCGCACGTCGCGGAGAGCGAACATCTTCCGCAGTGGAAGCCAATGGTCGCGCAACATCGCGTGGTGCTGGAGGGCGGCTCCATCGACGTGAACGGAGCCGGCCTGATGCTCACCACCGAGGAGTGCCTGTTGAGCGAGGTGCAGCAACGCAATCCGGGGTTGGGACGGGTGCAGCTGGAGCAGGTTTTCCGTGAGTACCTGGGGGTGGAAAAGGTCCTGTGGCTGAACCGCGGAATTGCGGGAGACGACACGCATGGTCACGTGGATGACGCCACACGCTTTGTCTCAAGAGATACGATCGTCACCGTGACGGAGCCAAATCCCCTGGATGAAAACCACCTTCCGTTGCAGGAGAATCTGGAGCGTCTCCAGGAGGCACGCGATCTGGATGGCAGGCCCCTGCGTATTGTTGAATTGCCGATGCCCGCGCCTGTCGTCTTCGAGGGGCAGCGCCTCCCCGCCAGCTACGGCAACTTCTACATTGCGAACGGGCTGGTTCTGGTGCCCACCTTTAACGACAAAAACGACCGAATCGCTCTCAACACCATCGCGGAACTCTTTCCTGACCGTGAAGTGGTGGGCATCTATTGTGGTGATTTCATCTGGGGATTGGGCGCGCTGCACTGCATGACGCAGCAACAGCCCGCAGTCGAATGA
- a CDS encoding carbon-nitrogen hydrolase, whose protein sequence is MMKKMKYRVGLVQMSCGPDPDANLDKAADRVREAARAGANIVCLPELFRAQYFCQREDIALFDVAEPIPGPSTERLGAVAREERVVVIASLFERRAAGLYHNTAVVLHTDGSIAGLYRKMHIPDDPLYYEKFYFTPGDLGFRSFETAVGKVGTLVCWDQWYPEGARITALQGANVLFYPTAIGWHPAEKAEFGEAQYDAWQTIQRSHAIANGVYVAAVNRVGMEHGDVRGNRVQGAGLEFWGGSFIADPFGRVIAKASHDKEEILIGEVDLALLEDTRRNWPFLRDRRIDAYSPIVNRFLDTPGLEK, encoded by the coding sequence ATGATGAAGAAGATGAAATATCGCGTTGGACTGGTGCAAATGAGCTGCGGCCCGGACCCCGATGCGAATCTCGACAAGGCCGCAGACCGTGTTCGCGAAGCTGCCCGCGCTGGCGCCAACATTGTTTGCCTGCCGGAGCTCTTCCGCGCTCAATATTTTTGCCAGCGGGAAGACATCGCCCTCTTTGACGTAGCCGAACCCATCCCCGGCCCCAGCACGGAACGCCTCGGCGCGGTGGCTCGCGAGGAGAGAGTAGTAGTCATCGCTTCCCTCTTTGAGCGACGCGCGGCTGGCCTGTATCACAACACGGCAGTAGTCCTGCACACGGATGGATCGATCGCCGGGCTCTATCGCAAGATGCATATCCCGGACGATCCCCTCTATTACGAGAAGTTCTACTTCACGCCAGGCGACCTTGGCTTTCGCTCCTTTGAAACCGCGGTCGGCAAAGTAGGCACACTCGTCTGCTGGGACCAGTGGTATCCCGAAGGTGCGCGCATCACGGCGCTGCAGGGGGCGAATGTGCTCTTCTACCCCACGGCAATCGGCTGGCATCCGGCGGAAAAGGCGGAGTTCGGAGAAGCGCAGTACGACGCATGGCAGACGATTCAGCGCTCCCATGCTATTGCAAACGGAGTCTACGTCGCTGCCGTCAATCGCGTGGGCATGGAGCACGGAGATGTGCGCGGAAATCGCGTCCAGGGCGCGGGCCTGGAGTTCTGGGGCGGCTCATTTATTGCCGACCCGTTTGGCCGCGTCATAGCCAAGGCCTCGCATGACAAGGAAGAGATTTTGATCGGCGAGGTCGACCTGGCGCTGCTTGAGGATACACGCCGTAACTGGCCGTTTCTACGCGACCGCCGCATCGACGCCTATAGTCCTATTGTGAATCGCTTTCTCGACACCCCGGGACTCGAAAAGTGA
- a CDS encoding arginine decarboxylase, pyruvoyl-dependent — MGKSMVPKRLFFTKGVGRHKERLTSFEMALRDAGIAAQNLVRVSSIFPPQARLIPRKDGLTYLNPGEVVFAVVAENSTREPHRLVASSIGVAIPSDRNTYGYLSEHHSFGETEEQAGEYAEELAAEMLATTLDVEFDPDKSWDEKKEIYRISNKIVRTANVTQSAVGDKHGLWTTVLAAAVLIFE, encoded by the coding sequence TTGGGCAAAAGCATGGTCCCGAAGCGACTGTTCTTTACCAAGGGAGTCGGCAGACACAAAGAGCGCCTGACCTCGTTCGAAATGGCTCTCCGCGATGCGGGCATTGCTGCCCAGAACCTGGTCCGCGTATCGTCGATCTTTCCACCGCAGGCCAGGCTGATTCCTCGCAAGGATGGGCTCACGTATCTCAATCCCGGCGAAGTTGTCTTCGCGGTTGTGGCGGAGAATTCCACTCGTGAGCCGCATCGCCTGGTGGCCTCGAGCATTGGGGTAGCGATTCCGTCGGATCGTAATACTTACGGCTATCTGAGCGAGCACCACAGCTTTGGCGAGACGGAGGAACAGGCCGGCGAATATGCCGAAGAGCTCGCCGCCGAGATGCTTGCGACCACGCTCGATGTTGAGTTCGATCCCGACAAGAGCTGGGATGAAAAGAAGGAGATCTATCGCATCTCAAATAAGATCGTGCGTACCGCCAACGTTACGCAAAGTGCAGTTGGCGATAAGCATGGTTTGTGGACGACGGTGCTGGCGGCCGCCGTTCTGATCTTCGAATAA
- a CDS encoding NADP-dependent isocitrate dehydrogenase, whose amino-acid sequence MKKSYNGLSLPEGGEAIQYSDGKYLVPDHPIIPFIEGDGTGRDIWRASQRVFDAAVAKAYGGKRSVKWFEIFAGEKAFRAFKNWLPDDSVEAARDLRVSIKGPLTTPVGGGIRSLNVALRQTLDLYSCVRPVKYYNGVPSPVKHPDKLNVVIFRENTEDVYAGIEFREGTPEAARLIEFLNNDLLKGTKKRVREDSGVGIKPMSIFGTKRLVRAAIRYALQNGLKSVTLVHKGNIQKFTEGAFREWGYEVAVEEFRDAVVTERESWILGNVESNPSITVEQNAALIEPGLEFGNDDYRKTLYAEVKHVLDSIGATHGGGKWKTKLLINDRIADSIFQQVIIRPEEYSVLATPNLNGDYISDACAAQVGGLGIAPGANIGDGYAVFEATHGTAPKYADKDVINPGSVILSGVMLFEFLGWNEAAKLIESSLEKTIQQKYVTYDFERQMQGATKAKTSEFASRMIENM is encoded by the coding sequence ATGAAGAAGAGCTATAACGGATTGTCTTTGCCGGAAGGCGGAGAGGCAATCCAGTATTCCGACGGCAAATATCTTGTGCCGGATCATCCCATCATTCCATTTATTGAGGGCGACGGAACGGGTCGCGATATCTGGCGTGCGTCGCAACGAGTGTTCGATGCCGCCGTCGCAAAGGCCTACGGTGGCAAGCGATCCGTCAAGTGGTTTGAAATTTTCGCTGGGGAGAAGGCCTTCCGCGCCTTCAAAAACTGGCTCCCGGACGACTCTGTGGAGGCTGCGCGCGATCTGCGTGTCTCCATCAAGGGCCCGCTGACGACTCCGGTGGGTGGTGGCATTCGCTCGTTGAACGTGGCGTTGCGGCAGACTCTCGATCTTTACTCCTGCGTGCGGCCGGTGAAGTACTACAACGGTGTGCCGTCTCCGGTGAAACATCCTGACAAACTGAACGTGGTGATCTTCCGCGAAAACACCGAAGACGTCTACGCCGGTATCGAGTTTCGCGAGGGCACGCCCGAAGCTGCGCGGTTGATCGAGTTCTTGAATAACGATCTGCTGAAGGGGACCAAGAAACGTGTTCGCGAGGATTCGGGCGTCGGCATCAAGCCGATGTCGATCTTCGGCACCAAGCGACTGGTCCGCGCCGCAATCCGTTATGCGCTGCAAAATGGGCTCAAATCCGTCACGCTGGTGCATAAGGGCAACATCCAGAAGTTTACCGAGGGTGCCTTCCGTGAGTGGGGCTATGAAGTTGCGGTCGAGGAATTCCGCGATGCCGTGGTGACCGAGCGCGAGAGCTGGATTCTTGGCAACGTGGAATCGAATCCCAGTATCACGGTGGAGCAGAACGCCGCCCTCATCGAGCCGGGCCTGGAGTTTGGCAACGACGATTACCGCAAGACGCTTTATGCCGAGGTCAAACACGTTCTGGATTCGATTGGCGCGACCCATGGCGGTGGCAAATGGAAGACGAAGCTCTTGATCAATGATCGCATCGCCGACTCCATCTTCCAGCAGGTGATTATCCGGCCCGAGGAATACAGCGTGCTGGCGACTCCAAATCTCAATGGCGATTACATATCCGATGCATGTGCCGCACAGGTTGGCGGACTCGGCATTGCTCCCGGCGCGAACATCGGAGATGGTTATGCGGTGTTTGAAGCAACTCACGGTACCGCACCAAAGTATGCCGACAAGGACGTTATCAACCCTGGCTCGGTGATCCTCTCGGGAGTGATGCTCTTTGAGTTTCTGGGGTGGAATGAGGCCGCGAAACTGATCGAGAGCTCGCTTGAGAAAACCATTCAACAGAAGTACGTCACCTATGATTTTGAACGGCAAATGCAGGGTGCCACTAAAGCGAAGACCAGCGAGTTTGCCAGCCGCATGATTGAAAACATGTAG